One genomic window of Corallococcus caeni includes the following:
- a CDS encoding Csu type fimbrial protein encodes MKHAVIRSGWAVALLAVLQAPLAGAEPVCSLDVVGCGFGPYDVFSTAPRDSTGSITVSCQGSTGPVPVTLTLDAGWSGDAARRTMSSGAGALEYNLFVDASRTQVWGDGFSGTSNRQLSVDGSPVTVSVFGRIPEGQVVPPGTYADTVVVTVSF; translated from the coding sequence ATGAAGCACGCCGTTATCAGGAGCGGCTGGGCCGTGGCGTTGCTGGCCGTGCTCCAAGCGCCTCTCGCGGGCGCCGAGCCCGTCTGCTCGCTTGACGTCGTGGGCTGCGGCTTCGGTCCGTACGACGTCTTCAGCACGGCGCCACGGGACTCGACGGGGAGCATCACCGTGTCGTGCCAGGGGAGCACGGGCCCCGTCCCCGTGACGCTCACGCTGGATGCGGGGTGGTCCGGAGACGCCGCGCGCCGGACCATGAGCAGCGGGGCGGGAGCGCTCGAATACAACCTCTTCGTAGACGCGTCCCGCACCCAGGTCTGGGGCGATGGGTTCTCCGGCACGTCGAACCGGCAGCTCAGCGTCGACGGAAGCCCCGTGACGGTCTCCGTCTTCGGGCGCATCCCCGAAGGCCAGGTGGTGCCCCCCGGCACCTACGCCGACACGGTGGTGGTGACGGTGAGCTTCTGA
- a CDS encoding ATP-binding response regulator encodes MTPAVSPRRRLLVVDDEKSVLNALRRTLRGGGWEVATAQDAESGLEALERFTPEVVIADFRMPGMDGVDFLTRVKEHMPHAQRIMLTGQADEQVIEEAINRSEIFRFISKPWNDNHLRLTVKSAFEQYLLRAENACLYRVAREQNAQLKDLNADLEARVVQRTQALSQAKRDWELTFDSLDTPLALVDLADGTVRRANQAYARAAGRRVEDARGVACHRYLFGRDTPCPGCSLQAAARSGQVARATLELGDRTYLLSAHPLPGENCAVCTYQDVTEERAMTRRLVEAEKMAAVGQLAGGVAHEINNPLGGILAFSQLMKRDRGRTEADLESLDLIEESALRCKRIVDSLLKLSRHSRREDRYPLDLSRCVEDATLLFKAQLKSIPKVKLELKLAPELPPVLADAGQIAQVVLILLQNGLQALPQAAGTLTLETGRRAERCFLCVSDTGRGIEERHLPHIFEPSFTTKPPGEGTGLGLSIAYRIVHDHGGTFDVDTRVGAGSRFTVLLPIPTHPQESQ; translated from the coding sequence GTGACACCCGCGGTCTCGCCACGGCGCCGGCTGCTCGTGGTGGACGACGAGAAGAGCGTCCTCAATGCCCTCCGCCGGACGTTGCGCGGGGGGGGCTGGGAAGTGGCGACGGCCCAGGACGCGGAGTCGGGGCTGGAGGCGCTCGAGCGGTTCACCCCCGAGGTGGTCATCGCCGACTTCCGCATGCCGGGGATGGACGGCGTGGACTTCCTCACCCGGGTGAAGGAGCACATGCCGCACGCCCAGCGCATCATGCTGACCGGGCAGGCGGATGAGCAGGTCATCGAGGAGGCCATCAACCGCTCCGAAATCTTCCGCTTCATCTCCAAGCCGTGGAACGACAACCACCTGCGGTTGACGGTGAAGAGCGCCTTCGAGCAGTACCTGCTCCGGGCGGAGAACGCCTGCCTGTATCGCGTGGCGCGGGAGCAGAATGCGCAGCTCAAGGATCTCAACGCGGACCTGGAGGCGCGCGTGGTCCAGCGCACCCAGGCGCTCAGCCAGGCGAAGCGCGACTGGGAGCTGACCTTCGACAGCCTGGACACGCCGCTGGCACTGGTGGACCTCGCGGACGGCACCGTGCGCCGCGCCAACCAGGCATACGCGCGCGCCGCCGGGCGGCGGGTGGAGGACGCGCGGGGTGTTGCCTGCCACCGCTACCTCTTCGGCCGGGACACGCCCTGCCCGGGCTGTTCGCTCCAGGCCGCGGCCAGGAGCGGCCAGGTGGCGCGCGCGACGCTGGAGCTGGGCGACCGCACGTACCTGCTCTCCGCCCACCCGCTGCCGGGTGAGAACTGCGCGGTGTGCACCTACCAGGACGTCACCGAGGAGCGGGCGATGACGCGCCGGCTCGTCGAGGCGGAGAAGATGGCCGCGGTGGGCCAGCTTGCCGGAGGCGTGGCCCATGAAATCAACAACCCGCTGGGCGGCATCCTGGCCTTCTCGCAGTTGATGAAGCGCGACCGGGGCCGGACGGAGGCGGACCTGGAGTCGCTCGACCTCATCGAGGAGAGCGCGCTGCGCTGCAAGCGCATCGTGGACAGCCTGCTGAAGCTCAGCCGGCACAGCCGCAGGGAGGACCGGTATCCGCTGGACCTGTCGCGCTGCGTGGAGGACGCCACGCTCCTCTTCAAGGCCCAGCTCAAGTCCATCCCGAAGGTGAAGCTGGAGCTGAAGCTGGCGCCGGAGCTGCCCCCGGTGCTGGCCGACGCGGGTCAAATCGCCCAGGTGGTGCTCATCCTCCTGCAGAACGGGCTCCAGGCGCTGCCCCAGGCGGCGGGCACGCTGACGCTGGAGACGGGCCGCCGCGCCGAGCGCTGCTTCCTCTGCGTGAGCGACACGGGCCGGGGCATCGAGGAGCGCCACCTGCCCCACATCTTCGAGCCGTCCTTCACCACCAAGCCCCCGGGCGAGGGGACGGGCCTGGGGCTCTCCATCGCCTACCGCATCGTCCATGACCATGGGGGCACCTTCGACGTCGACACGCGGGTCGGCGCGGGCTCCCGCTTCACCGTCTTGCTTCCCATTCCCACGCACCCCCAGGAATCACAGTGA
- a CDS encoding sigma-54-dependent transcriptional regulator, which yields MTHCKRARILVVDDDTVVLKAVTQILQREGHHVLSIDDAVEGLVAAKDPTIDVVVLDINMPNVSGMHLLRAIKAERPDVEVVMMTAYATIGTAVEAVRVGAYDFLTKPFENIDVLSLTVAKAIERRTLKAHTRVLEDALHTRNHFEDLIGQSAQMHSVFKLAQMVSESTVTVLIQGESGTGKELVARAIHYRGPRKDRPFVAVNCSALTETLLESELFGHVKGSFTGATGNKKGLFEAADGGTLFLDEIGDISPATQVRLLRVLQEGEVKRVGANESIKVDVRVIAATHVDLVRAKSQGKFREDLFYRLNVIKIELPPLRDRPEDVPVLAHHFLRIYTQKAGKQVTGFTPHAMEALMAHRWEGNVRELENIIERALVLTQNQVLDVEDLPPGFEDVSHISSPAEVVSLAHLEYAQAKRLTLRAFERRYLATLMEKYGHNITNAARAAGLDRSNFRRLLKQYEVAGRSMKPRADDSSEDTDSSSLSP from the coding sequence GTGACCCACTGCAAGCGTGCCAGGATTCTCGTCGTGGACGACGACACGGTCGTCCTCAAGGCCGTGACCCAGATTCTCCAGCGCGAGGGCCATCACGTCCTCTCCATCGACGACGCAGTGGAGGGACTGGTGGCCGCGAAGGACCCCACCATCGACGTGGTGGTGCTGGACATCAACATGCCCAACGTCTCCGGGATGCACCTGCTGCGCGCCATCAAGGCCGAGCGCCCGGATGTCGAGGTCGTCATGATGACCGCCTACGCCACCATCGGCACCGCCGTGGAGGCGGTGAGGGTGGGGGCGTACGACTTCCTCACCAAGCCCTTCGAGAACATCGATGTGCTGAGCCTCACGGTGGCCAAGGCCATCGAGCGCAGGACGCTCAAGGCCCACACCCGGGTGCTGGAGGATGCGCTCCACACCCGCAACCACTTCGAGGACCTCATCGGCCAGTCGGCGCAGATGCACTCCGTCTTCAAGCTGGCGCAGATGGTGAGCGAGTCCACCGTCACCGTCCTCATCCAGGGTGAGAGCGGCACGGGCAAGGAGCTGGTGGCGCGCGCCATCCATTACCGCGGCCCGCGCAAGGACAGGCCCTTCGTCGCCGTCAACTGCTCCGCGCTGACGGAGACGCTGCTGGAGAGCGAGCTGTTCGGTCACGTGAAGGGCAGCTTCACCGGCGCCACCGGCAACAAGAAGGGCCTCTTCGAGGCGGCCGACGGCGGCACCCTCTTCCTCGACGAGATTGGCGACATTTCCCCCGCCACCCAGGTGCGCCTCTTGCGCGTGCTGCAGGAGGGCGAGGTCAAGCGCGTGGGCGCCAACGAGTCCATCAAGGTGGACGTGCGCGTCATCGCCGCCACCCACGTGGACCTGGTCCGCGCCAAGTCGCAGGGCAAGTTCCGCGAGGACCTCTTCTACCGCCTCAACGTCATCAAGATAGAGCTGCCGCCCCTGCGTGACAGACCCGAGGACGTGCCGGTGCTGGCGCACCACTTCCTGCGGATCTACACGCAGAAGGCCGGCAAGCAGGTGACGGGCTTCACGCCGCACGCCATGGAGGCCCTCATGGCCCACCGGTGGGAGGGCAACGTGCGCGAACTGGAGAACATCATCGAGCGGGCGCTGGTCCTCACCCAGAACCAGGTGCTGGACGTGGAGGACCTCCCTCCCGGCTTCGAGGACGTCTCCCACATCAGCTCGCCAGCGGAGGTCGTCAGCCTGGCGCACCTGGAATACGCCCAGGCCAAGCGCCTCACCCTGCGCGCCTTCGAGCGGCGCTACCTCGCCACGCTCATGGAGAAGTACGGCCACAACATCACCAACGCCGCGCGTGCGGCGGGGCTGGACCGCTCCAACTTCCGCCGCCTGCTCAAGCAGTACGAGGTGGCCGGCCGCTCGATGAAGCCGCGCGCCGACGACTCCTCCGAGGACACCGACTCCTCCTCGCTGTCTCCGTGA
- a CDS encoding PAS domain S-box protein, producing MPFRSEEPSPEPIEARSKALLGEHLHRVHVRMDHLMGGLMLLQWGLVAAVAILVSRVFREHGSHLLNARVDRALLVGAALGTVPAALAYLRPGRASTRHLIAAAQMLWITVLAWLSDGRGETLFYVFASLALLAAYRDWKVLVTATLVFIAEYAVWGQAWPESLYGGTSLQWWHVFEHAGWAVLTDVFLLLGIRRSIEEMRGTALQQARAEELTRSLDQRVVERTAQLEEAQAVAHVGSWETTSASGCMQWSPELFRICGVDPKTFTPSIETALVLVHPEERESVRQELDQLLISGGELTREVRIRRPDGQPRHLLMRARARADEAGRGMRLVGTQADITERKRADAALRASEAKYRQIVETSHEGICSLDLESRITFANGRMAEMLGVEPSELPGAYALDFIDEESRRACQERMGRFRKGRAELVDVRLRRKDGDELWAFVSASPVLGPDGQRTGAFVMVTDITERKQMEERLRSREAKLAEVEVLVHAGSWELELPSERLRLSDELCRILGFEPSRFLGTHAAFMERVHPEDRGALQVGVTRSAERGAVFSSEFRIVRPGGEVRILSALGRVAPHVTGGPVHVVGITQDVTERREMEARLMVADRMVSMGTLASGVAHEINNPLAYVHSNLDFMAGQLEQLRAAHPQECLDELVEVVRETQEGAGRIRRIVRDLGTLSRADDEKLGRVAVEEVLEWSAKMAWNEIRHRARLVKDFASVPAVEANGARLGQVFLNLLINAAHAIPEGQVEKNEIRLRSRLDESGRVAIEISDTGSGIPSEIRGRIFDPFFTTKPVGVGTGLGLSICHGIVKSMGGEISVASEMGRGTTFTVCLPAAGQDVDDEEASEEAPRRAATRRARILIVDDEPAVAGSLRRLLASEHDVEVVLRGREALERVEAHEDFDLILCDLLMPDMTGMDLFDELVRVAPRLADRVVFLTGGAFTQRAREFLDRVPGRYMQKPVDTRQVRRLVRERVSTQDVAS from the coding sequence ATGCCCTTTCGAAGCGAAGAACCCAGCCCCGAGCCCATCGAAGCGAGGAGCAAGGCGCTCCTTGGCGAGCACCTGCACCGGGTCCACGTCCGCATGGACCACCTGATGGGCGGCTTGATGCTGCTCCAGTGGGGCCTGGTCGCCGCCGTCGCCATCCTCGTGTCGCGGGTCTTCCGGGAGCACGGGTCGCACCTGCTCAATGCCCGCGTCGACAGGGCCCTCCTGGTCGGCGCCGCCCTGGGCACCGTGCCCGCCGCCCTGGCCTACCTGCGTCCGGGCAGGGCGTCCACGCGGCATCTCATCGCCGCGGCCCAGATGCTCTGGATTACCGTCCTGGCCTGGCTGAGTGACGGCCGGGGGGAGACGCTGTTCTATGTCTTCGCCTCGCTCGCCCTCCTCGCCGCCTACCGCGACTGGAAGGTGCTCGTCACCGCGACGCTGGTCTTCATCGCGGAGTACGCCGTCTGGGGCCAGGCCTGGCCCGAGTCCCTGTACGGCGGGACGTCCCTTCAGTGGTGGCACGTCTTCGAGCATGCGGGCTGGGCGGTGCTCACGGATGTCTTCCTGCTCCTGGGCATCCGACGCAGCATCGAGGAGATGCGCGGCACCGCCCTGCAGCAGGCCCGTGCCGAGGAGCTCACCCGGAGCCTGGACCAGCGGGTGGTGGAGCGCACCGCCCAGCTCGAGGAGGCCCAGGCCGTGGCGCACGTGGGGAGCTGGGAGACGACCTCCGCCTCGGGCTGTATGCAGTGGAGCCCCGAGCTGTTCCGGATCTGTGGGGTGGACCCGAAGACCTTCACCCCCTCGATCGAGACGGCCCTGGTGCTCGTGCACCCGGAGGAGCGGGAGTCCGTCCGCCAGGAACTCGATCAGCTCCTGATCTCGGGAGGCGAGCTCACCCGCGAGGTGCGCATCCGCCGGCCGGATGGACAGCCGCGGCACCTGCTGATGCGGGCCAGGGCCCGGGCGGACGAAGCCGGACGTGGAATGCGGCTCGTCGGCACGCAGGCGGATATCACCGAGCGCAAGCGGGCCGATGCGGCGCTGCGCGCCAGCGAGGCGAAGTACCGCCAGATTGTCGAGACCTCGCACGAGGGCATCTGCTCCCTGGACCTGGAGTCCCGCATCACCTTCGCCAACGGGCGCATGGCCGAGATGCTGGGCGTGGAGCCGTCGGAGCTGCCGGGCGCGTACGCGCTCGACTTCATCGACGAGGAGAGCCGCCGGGCCTGCCAGGAGCGGATGGGGCGCTTCCGAAAGGGTCGCGCGGAGCTCGTCGACGTCAGGCTTCGCCGGAAGGACGGCGACGAGCTGTGGGCATTCGTGTCGGCCAGTCCCGTGCTCGGTCCGGACGGGCAGCGGACCGGCGCCTTCGTCATGGTGACGGACATCACCGAGCGCAAACAGATGGAGGAGCGCCTCAGGAGCCGCGAGGCCAAGCTGGCGGAGGTCGAGGTGCTGGTCCATGCGGGGAGCTGGGAGCTGGAGCTCCCATCGGAGCGGCTCCGGCTGTCGGACGAGCTCTGCCGCATCCTCGGCTTCGAACCCTCGCGGTTCCTGGGGACCCACGCAGCCTTCATGGAGCGCGTCCACCCCGAGGACCGCGGTGCCCTCCAGGTCGGCGTCACCCGCTCGGCGGAGAGGGGAGCGGTCTTCTCCTCGGAGTTCCGCATCGTCCGGCCCGGAGGAGAGGTGCGCATCCTCAGCGCGCTGGGCCGCGTCGCACCCCACGTGACGGGAGGGCCCGTCCACGTCGTCGGCATCACCCAGGACGTGACGGAGCGACGGGAGATGGAGGCGAGGCTCATGGTGGCGGACCGCATGGTGTCCATGGGCACGCTCGCGAGCGGTGTGGCCCACGAAATCAACAACCCCCTCGCCTACGTCCACAGCAACCTGGACTTCATGGCGGGCCAGCTGGAGCAACTGCGGGCCGCGCACCCCCAGGAGTGCCTCGACGAATTGGTGGAGGTGGTGCGCGAGACGCAGGAGGGCGCCGGCCGCATCCGCCGCATCGTGCGCGACCTGGGGACGCTGTCCCGGGCCGACGATGAGAAGCTCGGCCGCGTCGCCGTGGAGGAGGTGCTCGAGTGGTCCGCGAAGATGGCGTGGAACGAAATCCGCCATCGCGCGCGGCTCGTGAAGGACTTCGCGAGCGTGCCCGCCGTCGAGGCCAACGGCGCCCGCCTGGGACAGGTCTTCCTGAACCTGCTCATCAACGCGGCGCATGCCATTCCCGAAGGCCAGGTGGAGAAGAACGAAATCCGGCTCAGGTCGCGGCTGGACGAATCGGGCCGGGTGGCCATCGAGATCTCGGACACCGGCTCGGGCATTCCCTCCGAGATTCGCGGCCGCATCTTCGACCCGTTCTTCACCACCAAGCCGGTGGGGGTGGGCACGGGGCTGGGACTGTCCATCTGCCATGGCATCGTCAAGTCCATGGGCGGCGAGATTTCCGTGGCGAGCGAGATGGGCCGGGGGACGACCTTCACTGTCTGCCTGCCCGCGGCGGGGCAGGACGTCGACGACGAGGAGGCGTCGGAGGAGGCGCCCAGGAGGGCGGCCACGCGGAGGGCGAGGATCCTCATCGTGGACGACGAGCCCGCGGTGGCCGGCTCGCTGCGCCGGCTGCTGGCCTCGGAGCATGACGTGGAGGTGGTGCTCCGGGGCCGTGAGGCGCTCGAGCGGGTGGAGGCGCACGAGGACTTCGACCTCATCCTCTGCGACCTCCTCATGCCGGACATGACGGGGATGGACCTCTTCGACGAACTGGTGCGCGTGGCGCCGCGGCTCGCGGACAGGGTGGTGTTCCTGACGGGCGGGGCGTTCACCCAGCGGGCGCGGGAGTTCCTGGACCGGGTGCCCGGTCGGTACATGCAGAAGCCGGTCGACACCCGGCAGGTGCGTCGGCTGGTGCGGGAGCGGGTCTCCACCCAGGACGTGGCATCGTGA
- a CDS encoding HAD family hydrolase, whose protein sequence is MTARREPAAAALLPALQRWAVETARDLYLTQKGAPVATKHPRATPGERMSVIASEALPPNVVDGLAQASRLFRAGDAPPIESSPFATLRERLLTATAGYDVVGFDVFNTLVVRSVEGEWLKTAVARGFHARLKELVHPKALPTVAQVRQRRFALEMEIAGEQVAQGRDNEVDFEALLQRWAGSWLPREPMRSRMAAELRALELELEKLALRPAPGIPEVLSALKAQGKRLIFVSDMYLSQPLLRELLRHCGLEQYFDAGYVSIDEGLRKASGRLFPRVLEREGLKPEQLFFVGDDENADNVQPRRLGISTLRVEDPDEKVRRRRLEIAQKAVEQNPYWAAHYVDVVLGNEARHVRPPDDDASYQLGRTLAPGIVAFVVDVIERSEKLGIDHVYFLAREGLTLLKVFALLKDSGLFRRVPKAHYLFVSRASTILASMRELSWEEVHRFWRQYSRQSLRGLLKNLSLPQDEFIRLAAECGLTDPDRPIVEPTKDAAFQRFLASRRVRVAFHQRRDEAKANLSRYLEYRGLMGLTRTALVDIGWKGSMQDNLMRAFEHDARFPELHGFYLAYVPDGQPLAKKSFKYGYLSDLRRRDLEEADFLRNTAIFEMITTANHGSTVRYGKNPWAPHLPMPELLHHDQEKDNSARFFRRVQEGMYDYARDYARLSPLLRFTADELQPGTLQELLRYTRYPTEQEAREFLKYSHVESFGVHEITTFGLKLELAKLAQLGSVKGALKEAWKAFETNPWRDSVVRRSGVPLANLAYDAWFTWRAIR, encoded by the coding sequence ATGACAGCCCGCCGTGAACCCGCAGCGGCCGCGCTGCTTCCCGCCCTCCAGCGCTGGGCGGTGGAGACCGCGCGCGACCTGTACCTGACGCAGAAGGGCGCTCCCGTCGCCACGAAGCACCCGCGCGCGACGCCCGGCGAGCGCATGTCGGTGATTGCCTCGGAGGCCCTGCCGCCCAACGTGGTGGACGGCCTGGCCCAGGCCTCGCGCCTCTTCCGCGCGGGCGACGCGCCCCCCATTGAATCCTCCCCCTTCGCCACGCTGCGCGAGCGGCTGCTCACCGCGACGGCGGGCTACGACGTGGTGGGCTTCGACGTCTTCAACACGCTGGTGGTGCGCAGCGTGGAGGGCGAGTGGCTCAAGACGGCCGTGGCGCGCGGCTTCCACGCGCGGCTGAAGGAGCTGGTGCACCCCAAGGCCCTGCCCACGGTGGCCCAGGTGCGTCAGCGCCGCTTCGCCCTGGAGATGGAGATCGCCGGGGAGCAGGTGGCCCAGGGCCGCGACAACGAGGTGGACTTCGAGGCGCTCCTGCAGCGCTGGGCGGGCAGCTGGCTGCCTCGGGAGCCGATGCGCTCGCGCATGGCCGCGGAGCTGCGCGCGCTGGAGCTGGAGCTGGAGAAGCTGGCGCTGCGTCCCGCGCCGGGCATCCCGGAGGTGCTGTCCGCGCTGAAGGCCCAGGGCAAGCGGCTCATCTTCGTGAGCGACATGTACCTGTCGCAGCCGCTCTTGCGTGAGCTGCTGCGGCACTGCGGGCTGGAGCAGTACTTCGACGCGGGCTACGTCTCCATCGACGAGGGGCTGCGCAAGGCGTCCGGCCGGCTCTTCCCGCGCGTGCTGGAGCGCGAGGGGCTCAAGCCCGAGCAGCTCTTCTTCGTCGGCGACGACGAGAACGCCGACAACGTGCAGCCGCGCCGGCTGGGCATCTCCACCCTGCGCGTGGAGGACCCGGACGAGAAGGTGCGCCGCCGCCGGCTGGAGATTGCCCAGAAGGCCGTGGAGCAGAACCCGTACTGGGCCGCGCACTACGTGGACGTCGTGCTGGGCAACGAGGCCCGCCACGTCCGCCCGCCGGACGACGACGCCAGCTACCAGCTGGGCCGCACGCTGGCGCCGGGCATCGTGGCCTTCGTGGTGGACGTCATCGAGCGCTCGGAGAAGCTGGGCATCGACCACGTCTACTTCCTGGCGCGCGAGGGCCTGACGCTGCTCAAGGTGTTCGCGCTCCTGAAGGACTCCGGGCTGTTCCGCCGGGTGCCGAAGGCGCACTACCTGTTCGTCAGCCGGGCCTCCACCATCCTCGCGTCCATGCGCGAGCTGAGCTGGGAGGAGGTGCACCGCTTCTGGCGCCAGTACAGCCGCCAGTCGCTGCGCGGCCTGCTCAAGAACCTGTCGCTGCCCCAGGACGAGTTCATCCGGCTGGCCGCCGAGTGCGGCCTCACGGACCCGGACCGGCCCATCGTGGAGCCCACGAAGGACGCCGCCTTCCAGCGCTTCCTCGCGTCGCGCCGCGTGCGCGTGGCCTTCCACCAGCGCCGCGACGAGGCGAAGGCGAATCTGTCCCGCTACCTGGAGTACCGCGGGCTGATGGGCCTCACGCGCACGGCGCTCGTGGACATCGGGTGGAAGGGCAGCATGCAGGACAACCTGATGCGCGCCTTCGAGCACGACGCGCGCTTCCCGGAGCTGCACGGCTTCTACCTGGCCTACGTGCCGGACGGTCAGCCCCTGGCGAAGAAGTCCTTCAAGTACGGCTACCTGTCGGACCTGCGGCGGCGCGACCTGGAGGAGGCGGACTTCCTGCGCAACACCGCCATCTTCGAGATGATCACCACGGCGAACCACGGCAGCACGGTGCGCTACGGGAAGAACCCGTGGGCGCCGCACCTGCCCATGCCGGAGCTCTTGCACCACGACCAGGAGAAGGACAACAGCGCCCGCTTCTTCCGCCGCGTGCAGGAGGGCATGTACGACTACGCGAGGGACTACGCGCGGCTGTCTCCCCTGCTGCGCTTCACCGCGGACGAGCTGCAGCCCGGCACGCTCCAGGAGCTCCTGCGCTACACGCGCTACCCCACGGAGCAGGAGGCGCGCGAGTTCCTCAAGTACTCGCACGTGGAGAGCTTCGGCGTGCATGAGATCACCACCTTCGGCCTCAAGCTGGAGCTGGCGAAGCTGGCTCAGCTGGGCTCGGTGAAGGGGGCGCTCAAGGAGGCGTGGAAGGCCTTCGAGACCAACCCCTGGCGCGACAGCGTGGTGCGCCGCAGCGGCGTGCCGCTGGCGAACCTGGCCTACGACGCCTGGTTCACCTGGCGGGCCATCCGCTAG